The DNA window AGCGACTCCGACTTGGACGTGATGTCGGGCGCCTACGACGCGCTCACCGAACTCGGTTTCGAGGAAGTGACGGACGTCGAGAACCCGCCCGAATCGCGGTTCACGTTCGAAACCTACGTCGTCTCGGCCCACCGAACCCCCGAGTTGATGTACAGTTACGCGAAGACGGCCGAAGCACGCGGATTGGACGTCATCATCGCCGGGGCGGGCGGGAAGTCCGCCGACCTCCCCAACATGACGGCCTCGCTCGCGTACCCGCTTCCCGTGGTCGGCGTTCCCGTCCAGGAAAAATCCGTCTCGTCGGTTATCGGCATG is part of the Haladaptatus paucihalophilus DX253 genome and encodes:
- the purE gene encoding 5-(carboxyamino)imidazole ribonucleotide mutase, which encodes MTTAESVTTLIEQFEAEANRDRPTEETPEVGIIMGSDSDLDVMSGAYDALTELGFEEVTDVENPPESRFTFETYVVSAHRTPELMYSYAKTAEARGLDVIIAGAGGKSADLPNMTASLAYPLPVVGVPVQEKSVSSVIGMPTGAPIVAVDAGKSFNAALSAVQILAREHDDLRKRLVTYHDELQMDVGAVSRRLHEEGTPSFRDGE